CGCGCTGGTGCGCGAGGCCGGGCTCGGGTCCGAGCTGCTGCCGCTGCGACCCTGGCTCGCCGCCCAGCTTTGCGCGGGGAGCGCCGGGTTCGGGCCCGTCGCCGACGGGGAGCCCTGGGAGGTGGCGCGCACGCCGGGGGTTCGCAGGCGCGACGCCTGGCGCCTGCTCCGGCTCCCGCGCCTCGCGGCCCGCTATGCGCCGCACCTCGACCCGGCCTTCGCGGAGCGGGCCGCGCCGCTCGACGACCGCTCGCTGCGCGACTGGGGCTCGCTCTACTTCGGCCGCAGCGTCGTCGAGCGCTGGCTCGAGCCGTGGCTCACCGAACGCGCCCCGGCCGACGAGCGCGAGGCGAGCCGCGCGGCGTTCCTGCTGCGCTGGGCGCCCGAGCAGCGGAGCGAGGCCGGTGCCCTGCGCGAGCCGCCGGGCCTCCTGGCGGAGCGGCTCGGCGCGCGGCTCGGCGTGCGGCTCGCCTGTGCCGCCGGTGCCGTCGCGCCGCGGGCGGAGGGTGGGCTCACGGTCGCGCTCGAAGGCGGCGGGGCGCTCGCGGCCGACGCGGTGGTGCTCGCGGTGCCGGCCGCCGAGGCGCTCCGCCTCGGCGCTCCGCTCTGGGTCTCGGCCGAGCGCGACGTGCTCGCCGCCGCCCGCTGCGACGCCGCGATCACCTGGGTCGGCGCGACGCGCCCGCTGCCGGTCTCGGCGCCGACGCGCGTGCGGGTGCCGCGCGCGGAGGGCTCGCCGCTCGCGCTCGTGGCGCTCGAGCCGGAGCCCGCGCGCACGGCCGGCGAGATCGGCAGGGGGCGGGTCACGGCCCTGGCCCGTGAGCCCTGGAGCACGGCGCACCTGGACGCGCCGGACGACGTCGTCGCCAAGCCGCTGGTCGAGGCGATCGCGCGCATCCTCCCCGGCGGGCTCGAGCCCCCGGGAGACGCGATCGTGTGTCGATTCCCCGCGGCCTGGCCCCGCTTCGATGTGGGCAGCTTCCGCCGGCTCGCGCGCCTGCGCGCGGCGCAGGCGGACCGCCGCGCGGCCGGCCGGCGCCTCTACCTGGCCGGCGACTGGCTCGCGGCCCCCACGCTGGAGGGCGCCGTCGCGTCGGGACGCCGTGCGGCGGAGGAGGTGCTCGCCGACCTCAACGCAGCGCGACCTGGGTGACGCCCGCGCCGCCCGCCTCGGGCGGGGCGGGGTCGAAGCGCTCGACGTAGGGCGACCCGGCGAGGTGCGCGCAGACGGCCTCGCGCAGCGCGCCGGTGCCGATGCCGTGGACCACGTCGAGGCGCGCCCGGCCGGCCAGCGCCGCGCGGTCGAGGGCGCGGATCAGCTCGGCGAGCGCCTCGTCGACGCGCAGGCCGCGCAGGTCGCAGCGCTCGTGGCCGCCGCGGCTCGGGGCGTCCCCGGCGCCGCGGCCGGCGGCCTCGAGCGAGACGCGCTCCGCCCGCTCGCGGCGCGCCTCCTCGGCGGACGGCGCGGCCGGCGGCGCCGCCACGCGCTCGCGCGGCAGCAGCACGCGGGCCGTCCCGAGCTGGACCGCGACGCGGCCGTGGCGGTCCGGCAGCGCCGCCAGCACGCCGACCCCACCGCCGACGACGGCGACGCGGTCGCCGGGCCGTGCGCGCTGCCAGTCGAGGGGCACGGCGCCGGCCGCCGCCCCCGCCCGGCCGCCGGCCCCGGCCGCCGGCAGGGCCTCCCGCGCGCGCGCCTCGATCGCGACGAGCGCGCGCCGGGCGTGCTCGGCCTCGCGCGCGCCCGGTGCCCGCTGCAGCTCGCGGATCACGCCCGCCACCTCCTCGTGTGCACGGCGGAAGGACTGCTCGAGGTCGCGGCGCATGGTGGCGTAGAGCTCGTCGCGCCGCGCCTCGTGCCGTGCGAGCCGGTCCTGGAGGGCGGCGCGTTCGCTCTCGGTCTCGGCGCGCAGGCGGGCCGCCTCGCTGCGCTCCGTCTCGAGCGCGACGCGGCTCGCGTTCAGCTCGGCGAGGGTGCGCTCGAGGCGCCTGTCGGTGCGGGCCAGCAGCTCGCCGGCGCGCTCCAGGACGTCCCGGCGCAGGCCCATGCGCGCGGCGACGGCGGTCGCGGACGACGCGCCCGCCACGCCGGCACGCAGCCGGTAGGTCGGCGCCAGCGTGTGTGGGTCGAACTCGAAGCTCGCGTTCTCGAAGCGCGGGTCGACCTGCGCCATCTCCTTGAGGAGCCCGTAGTGGGTCGTCGCGATCACCCGCGCGCCGGCCGCGGCCAGCGCTTCGAGCACGGCCTGGGCCAGCGCTGCGCCTTCGCCCGGGTCGGTGCCGTCACCGATCTCGTCGAGCACCACGAGCGTGCGCGCGTCCGCCTCCTCGACGATCCGGGCCAGGTTCGCGAGGTGGGCCGAGAAGGTCGAGAGGCTCTCGCGCAGGCTCTGGGCGTCGCCGATGTCGGCGAGCAGCCGCTCGGTCCAGTCGACGCGCGCGCCCGGCGCCGCCGCCACCTGCAGGCCGGCGCGCGCGCACAGCGCGGCGAGGGCCACCGCCTTCATCGCGACGGTCTTGCCGCCCGCGTTCGGTCCCGAGAGCACGAGCACGCGCACGGGGAGCCCGAGCCGCAGGTCGTTCGGGACGGCGCGGGCGGGGTCGAGCAGCGGATGCCGGAGCTGGGGCAGCACGAAGATGCCCTCGTCGCCGATCGCGGGCGCGACCCCGTCCCACTCGGCCGCGAGCGCCCCGCGCGCGAAGGCGAGGTCGAGCTCCTCGAGCCCGGCGAGGCTCGCGCGCAGCGCGGGCGCCTCGCGGCCGGCGGCGTCGGCGAGCTCGCGCAGCACGCGCGCCACCTCGCGCTCGGCGCGCAGCTCGGCCTCCCGCAGCTGGTTGTTCGCGTCGACCACGGCCTGCGGCTCGACGAACAAGGTGGTGCCCGAGGACGAGGCGTCGTGGACGATGCCGCGCACGCGCCCGCGCGCGTCGGCCCGCACCGGCAGCACGTAGCGGTCGTGGCGCACGGTGACGAAGCGGTCCGAGAGATGGGGCGCGATCTCGGGGTCGTGGAGCGTGGCGTCGAGGCGGCGCTGGAGCTCGCCCGCCAGCCGGCGAGCCTCGGCGCGCGCCGCAGCCAGCACCGGCGAGGCGGCGTCGCGCACCTGGCCCTCGGAGTCGAGCGCCGCGCGGATCTCGTCGGCGAGCGGCTGGTGGTCGCCGAGCCCGCTGCCGCGCGCGGCAAGGCGCGGCGCGTGTTCGCCCTGCCGTGCCAGGAAGCGGGCGGTGGCGGTGATCGCCTCGACCGCCGCAGCGGTGTCGAGCAGCTCCCCGGCACCCAGCCCGCCGCCGCGCTCGGCGCGCGCCAGGGCCGGCGCGACGTCGGGGAGGCCACCGAAGGGCGGCGCCGCGAGGGCCAGCACCGCGCGGGCCTCACCGGTCTCGGCGAGCCGCTCGCGCGCCTCGTCGGGATCGGCGGCGAAGCCGGCCGCCGGGTCTTCGAGGCGCCGGCGCGCGCCGGGCGTGCGCGCGTGACGGCGCAGGCGCTCGACGACGAGCGGCCACTCGAGGACGTCGAGGGTGCGGCGCGAGGCGTGCACGGGTGGCGCGAGAGGCTAGCCGCCCGCATGCGGCGGCGCGCTCCGCTTCCGCGCCCGGCCTACGCCGCGAGCTGCTGCAGATCCCGGATCCGCGCGGGGACCGGACCGGTTCGCCGACCCGGTCGTCGGCGCGGAGATCGAGAGGACGTCAGCCGGCGCCGGCCAGCAGCGCCGCGGCGGCGTGCGCGGGGACGGGGCGCGCCCGGGCCAGGAGCCCGAGCTGCTCTGCCGCCGCCCCGATCACCTCGCCGGCCGACCAGCCCGCCGCGCGCAGCGCGCGCACGCCGCTGTCGCCGTCGGCCTTGCTGAGCTTGCGGCCGGAGGCCTTCCGCAGGAGGCCGTGGTGGAGGTAGACGGGCGGTGCCTCGCGGCCGAGCAGGCGGGCGAGCTGGAGCTGGCGGCCGGTCGAGGCGAGCAGGTCCTGGCCGCGGATCACGAGCGCGACGTCCTGGTCACGGTCGTCCACCGTGACCGCGAACTGGTAGGTCCAGTTGCCGTGCCGGTCCCGCACCGCGAGGTCACCGCACTGGCGGGCGGGCGTCTGGCGCTGGGGGCCGAGGAGCGCGTCGTCGAAATGCTCGTCGCCTTCGGGCAGGCGGACGCGCCAGGTGAGGTCGGGCGCATCGAGGGGCACGGCGCGGGCGCGGCACGTGCCGGGGTAGCGCCGCTCGGCGCCGCCGCCCGACGCCGCCTCTGCCGCGCGGCTCCCGATCGCCCGGCGGCTGCACGCGCAGGCATAGAGGAGCCCGCGGGCCGCGAGCGCGCTGGCAGCCGCGCGATAGGCGGCGTCGCGATCGGACTGGCGGGCGGGGCAGGGCCCCGTCCGGTAGGCCGCGGTCGGGAAGAGGTCGGCGGCGAAGCCGAGCCAGTCGAGATCGTCGAGCAGGGTCTGCTCGTACTCCCGGCGGCAGCGCTGGCGATCGTGGTCCTCGATGCGCAGCAGCACGCGGCCTCCGAGCGCCCCCGCCACGCCCCAGACCACGAGCGCGTTGGCGACGTGCCCGAGGTGCAGGTGCCCGGTGGGAGCGGGCGCGAAGCGCGTGAGGGGGCGCTCCGGCAGGCGCGTGCGCAGCCGGGCCAGGTCGGGCCGGATGGGGTCCCCTGCGCTCAGATCGCCCGCATCCCCGTCGCGTGCTCGCCCAGGATCAGCATGTGGATGTCGTGGGTGCCCTCGTAGGTGCGCACGGTCTCGAGGTTCACCATGTGCCGCATCGCGCAGTAGTCGTCGACGATGCCGTTGGCGCCGAGCAGGTCGCGAGCCAGGCGCGCGATGCGCAGCGCCACGTCGACGTTGTTGCGCTTGCCCATCGAGACCATCACGTGCTCGAGCCGCCCCTCGTCCTTGAGCCGGCCGAGCCGCCAGGCGAGGAGCTGGCCCTTCGTGATCTCGGTGAGCATGTAGACGAGCTTCTCCTGCGTGAGCTGCTTGGCCGCGAGCGGGCCCCCGTCGACGACGCGTTCCTGCGTGTAGTGGAGCGCCTCGTCGTAGCAGGCCATCGCGGCCCCGAGCGCCCCCCAGGCGATCCCGTAGCGGGCCTGGGTCAGGCACGAGAGGGGCCCCTTGAGGCCGCGAACGCCCGGGAGCAGCGCCTCCTCCGCGGAGACCTCGACGTCGTGCAGGAAGAGCTCCGAGGTCACCGAGGCGCGCAGCGAGAGCTTGCCCTTGATGTCACGCGCCTCGAAGCCGGGCCGGTCCGTCTCGACCAGGAAGCCGCGCACGCCCTCGTCGGTGTGCGCCCACACGAGGGCCACCTGCGCGAGCGTGCCGTTGGTGATCCAGCGCTTGGTGCCGTTCAGGACCCAGGAGGCGCCGCGCCGGACGGCACGCGTGCGCATCCCCGAGACGTGGCTCCCGAAGTCCGGCTCGGTGAGCCCGAAGCAGCCGATCGCCCGGCCCGCGGCAAGGGCCGGCAGCCAGCGCTCCTTCTGCGCCTCCGATCCGTAGGCGTGGATCGGGTACATCACGAGGCCGCCCTGCACCGACGCGAAGGAGCGCAGCCCCGAGTCGCCGCGCTCGAGCTCCTGCATCACCAGCCCGTAGGCGACGTTGTTCATGCCGGCGCAGCCATGGCCGTGGAGGTTCGCCCCGAACAGCCCGAGCTCCGCCATGCGCGGGACGAGCTGCATCGGGAAGGAGCCGTCCTGCCGGACGTGCTCCCGGACGAGCGGCAGGAACTCCTTGCCGACGAAGGCCCGCACCGTCTCGCGGGCGAGGCGCTCCTCCTCGGAGAGCAGGTCGTCGAGGCGCAGGAAGTCCGCGCCCTGGAAGTCGGCCATGGGGAGGTCCTCCTCGATCGAGGGCCGCAGGTCCGGCCCAGGATAGACGAAGGCCCGGTCACCCCTCCGCGACCGGGCCTCGCCTGCGCTCCTGGCGGGAAATCGTTCTAGGCGGCCGCGTGGCCCTGCGCCTTCTCCATCTCGCGCAGCTTGCGGTCGATCGAGCGCAGCTTGCGGTCGATGCGGTCGATCTCGCCCTTGGTGGCGAGCGGGAAGGCGCCGAGCACGCCGGCGACGCCGGCCTCGATGCGGCTCTGGGCCTCGGCGCGCAGCGTGCTCGCCTGTTTCTGCGCCCGCTTCACGAGCGGCTGGCGCGCGATCTCCTTCTGGACGCGCGTGATCTCCCGCTGCGCCCGCTTCTCGATCGCCCTGCGGCGGGTCGTGAGCTCCTTCTCGAGCGCCTTGCGCCGGGTGCTCACCTGGCGCTGGATCCGGCGGATCCGGGTCCTGAGCTGGTCCACGCCCTCCTGGACGCGGCTCGATTGCTGGGCCATTCGGCTCTCCTTGTACGGGGAAGGACCGCAATCTAACACGGTGCGTCACTGCGTCAACAGGGGGTGGAGACCCACCCATCCTGCGTCCAGGACAGGGGATTCCATGAATCCGATCCAGGTCCGGATCGGATTGCGCAACGCGCCGCGGCGCCCCGGAGCCTACCAGCGGACGATCGCGGAGGCCCAGGTGAAGCCCGACCCG
Above is a window of Deltaproteobacteria bacterium DNA encoding:
- a CDS encoding FAD-dependent oxidoreductase, with amino-acid sequence MATVVVVGAGLAGLAAAARLAAAGQQVQILERAGRAGGRAALALHGERVIDPTAARVSTGDRALLALVREAGLGSELLPLRPWLAAQLCAGSAGFGPVADGEPWEVARTPGVRRRDAWRLLRLPRLAARYAPHLDPAFAERAAPLDDRSLRDWGSLYFGRSVVERWLEPWLTERAPADEREASRAAFLLRWAPEQRSEAGALREPPGLLAERLGARLGVRLACAAGAVAPRAEGGLTVALEGGGALAADAVVLAVPAAEALRLGAPLWVSAERDVLAAARCDAAITWVGATRPLPVSAPTRVRVPRAEGSPLALVALEPEPARTAGEIGRGRVTALAREPWSTAHLDAPDDVVAKPLVEAIARILPGGLEPPGDAIVCRFPAAWPRFDVGSFRRLARLRAAQADRRAAGRRLYLAGDWLAAPTLEGAVASGRRAAEEVLADLNAARPG
- a CDS encoding Smr/MutS family protein is translated as MHASRRTLDVLEWPLVVERLRRHARTPGARRRLEDPAAGFAADPDEARERLAETGEARAVLALAAPPFGGLPDVAPALARAERGGGLGAGELLDTAAAVEAITATARFLARQGEHAPRLAARGSGLGDHQPLADEIRAALDSEGQVRDAASPVLAAARAEARRLAGELQRRLDATLHDPEIAPHLSDRFVTVRHDRYVLPVRADARGRVRGIVHDASSSGTTLFVEPQAVVDANNQLREAELRAEREVARVLRELADAAGREAPALRASLAGLEELDLAFARGALAAEWDGVAPAIGDEGIFVLPQLRHPLLDPARAVPNDLRLGLPVRVLVLSGPNAGGKTVAMKAVALAALCARAGLQVAAAPGARVDWTERLLADIGDAQSLRESLSTFSAHLANLARIVEEADARTLVVLDEIGDGTDPGEGAALAQAVLEALAAAGARVIATTHYGLLKEMAQVDPRFENASFEFDPHTLAPTYRLRAGVAGASSATAVAARMGLRRDVLERAGELLARTDRRLERTLAELNASRVALETERSEAARLRAETESERAALQDRLARHEARRDELYATMRRDLEQSFRRAHEEVAGVIRELQRAPGAREAEHARRALVAIEARAREALPAAGAGGRAGAAAGAVPLDWQRARPGDRVAVVGGGVGVLAALPDRHGRVAVQLGTARVLLPRERVAAPPAAPSAEEARRERAERVSLEAAGRGAGDAPSRGGHERCDLRGLRVDEALAELIRALDRAALAGRARLDVVHGIGTGALREAVCAHLAGSPYVERFDPAPPEAGGAGVTQVALR
- a CDS encoding glutamate--tRNA ligase family protein, with amino-acid sequence MRDAAHGEPRDRAHLRGHPRHPHADPGRARDGDAGDLSAGDPIRPDLARLRTRLPERPLTRFAPAPTGHLHLGHVANALVVWGVAGALGGRVLLRIEDHDRQRCRREYEQTLLDDLDWLGFAADLFPTAAYRTGPCPARQSDRDAAYRAAASALAARGLLYACACSRRAIGSRAAEAASGGGAERRYPGTCRARAVPLDAPDLTWRVRLPEGDEHFDDALLGPQRQTPARQCGDLAVRDRHGNWTYQFAVTVDDRDQDVALVIRGQDLLASTGRQLQLARLLGREAPPVYLHHGLLRKASGRKLSKADGDSGVRALRAAGWSAGEVIGAAAEQLGLLARARPVPAHAAAALLAGAG
- a CDS encoding acyl-CoA dehydrogenase family protein translates to MADFQGADFLRLDDLLSEEERLARETVRAFVGKEFLPLVREHVRQDGSFPMQLVPRMAELGLFGANLHGHGCAGMNNVAYGLVMQELERGDSGLRSFASVQGGLVMYPIHAYGSEAQKERWLPALAAGRAIGCFGLTEPDFGSHVSGMRTRAVRRGASWVLNGTKRWITNGTLAQVALVWAHTDEGVRGFLVETDRPGFEARDIKGKLSLRASVTSELFLHDVEVSAEEALLPGVRGLKGPLSCLTQARYGIAWGALGAAMACYDEALHYTQERVVDGGPLAAKQLTQEKLVYMLTEITKGQLLAWRLGRLKDEGRLEHVMVSMGKRNNVDVALRIARLARDLLGANGIVDDYCAMRHMVNLETVRTYEGTHDIHMLILGEHATGMRAI